Part of the Chlamydia muridarum str. Nigg genome is shown below.
AGATAGGATTCTGGAGAAGAAAAAGGAGGGGTTATGGGTTCTATGTCGTAAGGCGTGACTCGTAGTATTGCAGAGTCTTTGGGAAGAATGTGTGAAGCTTGGAGTAGTGCTAAGGATAAATAGGCCTCTAGACAGGATTCTAGTTCAAAAGAGTTTTTAGGGAGACCATGGGATTTGGTTGCTTTCTTAAAAGAGTCTCCTGGATTCATAGAAAATAAATACACTCCTTGTGAGCACACCCCACGAATCTCTCCTTGAAGGGAAATGGTTTGGTTATGGAGGGAGAGGGGAAAGGGGGGAACATACTTATCGTGAGGACTGCTCGGTTCTTGGAAAATCTGATGAGAAAATACAACAGAAAAAGGGGCTGTTGAGGGATCTTTTTTCAGGGTTTCCACACGTTGGATTATCGAGTCTTGTGTTTGAGTATATAGCGATTCTGTAAAAGAAGAGAGGTAGTTAGTAGTAGGAAGCGGAGAGTGAGGCGCCAGCTGATGATCCCAAAAAGATTTCGCATCATATGGACTAGGGAACACTTTCTCTGCTTTTGAAAACAAAGATTTGGGATGAAACGAAAGACCGTGTTGGGTGTTAAGAAAGAAGTTAAGAGGATCTTTAAAAGCTTTTACAAGATGTTTTAGAGATAGATGTGTTGGCAAAGGTTTTGGGCTAGCAGTTTCAAAAAGCGAAGGCGCTTTGTTCTGTATCGGATCAGCTTGAGCCATTCGGTAGTAAACTTGATAAGATTGATGTAATGATTGGGAAGAAAAATTTTCTTTTGCATAGAGCTTTCCAGAAAGATTCTCTTCTCGAATAGGTACAGCATCTAATAAATGTTTAAGAGCAGAGCTGGGTAATGCAGGATTTTTTGAAGAAGAGAGATAGCTGATATGAAGCTGGTGTTTTGTAGAAACAATGGTTTGTAGAAAGTGAAGGTTGTCCTCATCTTCCGTTGAAGAAAAGAGAAAATCTTCCTGTATGAGAGAAGGATCTATAAGGAAACTTGTGTCCAAAGAGAAATTCTTTTTGTTAGCCCCAAGAATAAACGTATAGCCTTTTGGAATTAGGCTGAGACTGTTTATGGACCCAATAAAAGGTCCTGGTTGATTGTATAACTGACTGTATCCAGGAATATGTGATAGGAAATCTAAGCAAAATTCTACGAAAATCGTTAACGAACAAGAAGAGTGCGCAAAAGGTTGTAAAGTTTTGGATAATGAAACTAGCAAAGCATGTTCTTCTGTAGAAAGAAGGAAGATGTTTTCTAGGGTAGAAAAGATAAGGTGAGAGTGCTCCTCATAGGTCTTGTCTTTTGAGTCTGTGTAATGAGTGATTACTTGTTGTAATAAGTCAAGCAGAGGAACAACGATTTCCCAAGTTTCGGATTCATTTACGACTCCTGAGTCATCAATGAATGGATATTCATCGAAAATGTGGTGGATGAGTTGGGAAATAAGGGGGTCTTTTTGTGACAAAGATTTCCAGTAACGAGACAGTTTGTGGGTGAGGAAACTGATTTTCGTTGTTTCTAAAGGGGTGCGAAGGTCTGGATAGGAAAGGAGCTTTAGTAAATCATGCAGAGTGCATTTAGAGAACAAAAACGCTACCAGTAATAATAGTTTGTTTTTTAGATCTCGGGTCTGAGATTTTTCTGATTTTGTTAAATATAAAGGAATATGCGGCTCAAAGATGCCTTTTAGAAGAGGTTCATATTTTGATAGGTTGGAAGAAACGATAAATATTTCATCTGTAGAGACCCCAGAGTTTAGAAGTTGAGAAATGATGGAAAATAGTTGATGAACTTCTCGAGCTGCTGAAGGAGCTTTACGTACAAAAATGGTTTGAGGTGAATCAGCAAACAGCTTCTGGTCTATGGGACGTAAATGGAAAAAACTATCTTTTACAATGTTTAGGGAGGAGTTGTTTTCGTATGGCTGAAAAAGTTCTTCGTAGGGGACGCTATAATCTAAAAAGAAATTTTGTAAAGACTGAGATCGATGCGCAAGATTAGCCAGCAAAGCCAGTCGATCTGTTAATACATATTTTTCCCATGTCTCCTGTTGGGGTTCTGGGATTTTGTGGGAGAGGAGGGCCATGGCTTTATCGGATAAAAGATCCCCAAAATAGGCGGCACTCGGTGAAAAACAGTAAAAATGCACAGGGAAATATTTCCCTAGAGAAATGAAAAAAGAGGCCACGTGCTGAGGGAGCTGAGGATATCCAAAAATATGCAGGGAGCAGGGATATTTTGGAGGATGAGCCAAAATAGAAGAAAAAATCGTTTCTAAGGGAGTATATGCGTTTGTGAGTTGCGTAAACAAGTTTTTGTAATAAGGATTGTTAGTCGATGGCTCCTGAGAAAATGTGTAAAACTTTTTAAAGAGTGAAGAAAGTTTTTGTAAATGAGCATAGGAAACGTCCGAGGATGAGTTAAAAGAGGACTCTCTCAAAAGGTTATAAATATTTAGAGGGAGGGTAATATGATCTGGGGTAGAGAGATCTGCAAGACGAGTTCCCGTAAATAAGTATTTGACAAAAGCATCGAAAGAAGCAAAAATATGTGTCCCCATGAAGATGTGATTGGATGAAGCCTTTACCAATTCTCTTCGTAACCAGTGATCTGTGTCTGAGCTCGGCACCAGAATCCATCGTTTTGTCATGGGAGTTTGGTTGATAGAGAACAGATCTTGAGCAAGTTTAGCTAATAGAACTTCAGGATAATTACTAAACGTTGCTTGGCTGTGAGATAGTTCATTCATCGGTTTGCATTCATGAGTATTGTTGCTAGGAAACGATCTTTCCAGGCGTTGGTCGTTACACATTTTCTTACGATTATAAACGACAATCTCTATAAGTTTCTTTTAGTTTTTTCCTTGTTGGAAGGGAAGACTTTAGAAGAGAATGCCAAAATTCTTTCTTTGGTTAGTTTCTTTTTCGCTCTTCCTTACATCTTGCTTGCGCCTTTCTCTGGGAGTTTGGCAGACAGGTTTCAAAAACGAAATATTATTTTGTTGACCCGTGTAGCGGAAATTTTTTGTGCGATTTTAGGCGTATACTTTTTCCACATTCATTCTGTTTTGGGTGGGTATCTTGTTTTAGTGTTAATGGCCTGCCATTCCGCTATTTTTGGCCCTGCAAAAATGGGTATATTGCCGGAGATGCTCCCTATAGAGGAGCTATCTAAAGCCAATGGAGCGATGACTGCAGCGACTTACTCTGGGAGTATTTTGGGTTCTTGCTTAGCCCCTCTTATGGTTGATTTAACACAAGATTTTATTGCAAATAGCTATGAATTATCTGCTTGGTTTTGTGTTATTTCCTCTATTTTAAGTTTGTTTATAGCCTTTCGGATCCGCGCAAGTAATGTAAAAAACAAACAACAAAAGATTGCTTATGTAAGCTTTAAAAATTTATGGGGTGTTTTTAAAGAAACTCGAAATATCGCCTACCTTACAACTTCCGTTTTTCTGGTTGCTTTCTTTCTTTTTGTTGGAGCTTACGTTCAGTTACAGATCATTCCTTTTGTGGAATTTACCTTGGGGTATTCAAAACATTATGGAGCATATTTATTCCCTATTGTAGCAGTGGGTATGGGGGTAGGTTCTTATATGGCAGGGTGGGTATCTGGAAAGGATATCAAGCTAGGATTTTCTCCATTAGCTGCTGTAGGGGTAGGGTTTTCTATGATGGTGCTGTGTTTACTCTCATCTTCGATCGCAGCAGTGCTTATTCTTCTCTTTTGTTTAGGACTTTTTGGCGGAATCTATCAAGTCCCCTTGCACGCATATATCCAGTTTGTGAGCCCCGAACATAAAAGAGGGCAGGTATTAGCTTTAAATAATTTTCTAGATTTTTCAGGCGTCCTATTAGCCGCCGGGTTTGTGCGACTGTTGGGTTCTGGTTTGCGTTTAACACCTGATCAAAGTTTTTTATACATGGGATCTTTGGTTATGTGTTTGGCAGTACTCTCCCTTTGGTTGTTCAAAGAGCATGTATATCGTTTATTGTTAGCTCGAGTTTTGAAGAGACAGTTGGGTGAGAGTTTCGCTTCTCCAAAAGCTGATGATGTGCGCTGCTTTTTTGTTCCTGCAACCTCCTATAGGGAAACAAGACGCATTTTATCCTTATTCCCTAAAACAGTGCGGAGTCGTGTGTTCATCTTGGATAAAAAATTGCAACCAGGATGGACTACTTACTTAATACCACATTGTGTAACTACCATTTTCTCTTATGGCGTGGAGGGTACAGCCTTTACTAATTGGATAGATCAGCAAGTAGAGGAAGTTCGCCAGTTATTGAAAAAGCAACCTTCTTTAGGGGTGGTTTGTTTAGGGGATCAGTCACAGAGTCAATTTTTCTTTGCTCAGTTACGCGCTTCAGGGCTAGCTGCTCAATATGTAACATTAGTTCGAGATGCGGGAACGAAGTATTCTTTGCATTTATCTGAATAAGTGCTTGTGCTTATCTTAGCTGGTTTAGTTAGGTAAAGTAGCTTTGATAAATCTGTCTCCACCGAATACTCTTGATTTTTTCTTTTCTAGCGAAGTCTTCTAGCACCGCTGTGGGTTGAGTAGCGAAGAAGCGGATTTCTTTGTCTGTCAAGCGTAGTAGAACCCAAAGAGGTTCTATACCCAACAGTTTGCGAATTTTTTTCTTTGCTCTACGGAATAGGTTTTGCGTTCGGAATAGGCGAAAAAAAAAGAAAATACTGGGACAAAGTATGCAGAGAGCTCCTATCCAGGGAAACCAAGGAAGTAAAAAAGCTCCAAACAAAACAAAAAAGAGAAAAAAATACGTTTCCCCTGCAGAGCGGAATAATGGGCCAAAAAATCTTCTCCAACAATACTTAGAAGTGCTGTATGCAAGAACTTCTTCAAAAACAGGCTCATAAAATTTCATGCGGACGGCATGGACGGCTTCATGAGAGAGCACCTCTTCTTTGGAGAAAAAACCAAACCAAAAAGGAGCTTTTTTAAACCGTTTACGCAGTTGAATGGTTACCCGATTATCCATAATCCATGTACACCCAGCTTCCCAGGCATCAAGGCTTTCATTAGAGTAGGAAACTTCTAAAAAGGTTGGATTGATATCAAAAAGTTTTTGTAATTCCAGAGGGAAAGGAGTAGGGGTTTCTGGGGCTTCTGCCAAAGTGTTTTCTACTCGTAGGAAAAAAGCCGGTTTTTCTTCTTCAGGGCCAGCAATAAAGCCCTCCTTGTTAAGTTGCAGTAGATCATCAAGGGGATTTAAAGAAGAGGAAGAAAGAAACTCAAGCGTGTTCAAGATTACTCTCAAAATTTTGGTCTTCTACAGTAAAGGAACGGCTCCGATGCCATTTTTTAGAAAAGACTTCACCATACGTTAGTATGGGTTTTTTGCCAAAGGAAGCGGTATGGTAAAGTGTTTCTAGGACATATATCTTACAT
Proteins encoded:
- a CDS encoding MFS transporter, giving the protein MSIVARKRSFQALVVTHFLTIINDNLYKFLLVFSLLEGKTLEENAKILSLVSFFFALPYILLAPFSGSLADRFQKRNIILLTRVAEIFCAILGVYFFHIHSVLGGYLVLVLMACHSAIFGPAKMGILPEMLPIEELSKANGAMTAATYSGSILGSCLAPLMVDLTQDFIANSYELSAWFCVISSILSLFIAFRIRASNVKNKQQKIAYVSFKNLWGVFKETRNIAYLTTSVFLVAFFLFVGAYVQLQIIPFVEFTLGYSKHYGAYLFPIVAVGMGVGSYMAGWVSGKDIKLGFSPLAAVGVGFSMMVLCLLSSSIAAVLILLFCLGLFGGIYQVPLHAYIQFVSPEHKRGQVLALNNFLDFSGVLLAAGFVRLLGSGLRLTPDQSFLYMGSLVMCLAVLSLWLFKEHVYRLLLARVLKRQLGESFASPKADDVRCFFVPATSYRETRRILSLFPKTVRSRVFILDKKLQPGWTTYLIPHCVTTIFSYGVEGTAFTNWIDQQVEEVRQLLKKQPSLGVVCLGDQSQSQFFFAQLRASGLAAQYVTLVRDAGTKYSLHLSE
- a CDS encoding exodeoxyribonuclease V subunit gamma — translated: MNELSHSQATFSNYPEVLLAKLAQDLFSINQTPMTKRWILVPSSDTDHWLRRELVKASSNHIFMGTHIFASFDAFVKYLFTGTRLADLSTPDHITLPLNIYNLLRESSFNSSSDVSYAHLQKLSSLFKKFYTFSQEPSTNNPYYKNLFTQLTNAYTPLETIFSSILAHPPKYPCSLHIFGYPQLPQHVASFFISLGKYFPVHFYCFSPSAAYFGDLLSDKAMALLSHKIPEPQQETWEKYVLTDRLALLANLAHRSQSLQNFFLDYSVPYEELFQPYENNSSLNIVKDSFFHLRPIDQKLFADSPQTIFVRKAPSAAREVHQLFSIISQLLNSGVSTDEIFIVSSNLSKYEPLLKGIFEPHIPLYLTKSEKSQTRDLKNKLLLLVAFLFSKCTLHDLLKLLSYPDLRTPLETTKISFLTHKLSRYWKSLSQKDPLISQLIHHIFDEYPFIDDSGVVNESETWEIVVPLLDLLQQVITHYTDSKDKTYEEHSHLIFSTLENIFLLSTEEHALLVSLSKTLQPFAHSSCSLTIFVEFCLDFLSHIPGYSQLYNQPGPFIGSINSLSLIPKGYTFILGANKKNFSLDTSFLIDPSLIQEDFLFSSTEDEDNLHFLQTIVSTKHQLHISYLSSSKNPALPSSALKHLLDAVPIREENLSGKLYAKENFSSQSLHQSYQVYYRMAQADPIQNKAPSLFETASPKPLPTHLSLKHLVKAFKDPLNFFLNTQHGLSFHPKSLFSKAEKVFPSPYDAKSFWDHQLAPHSPLPTTNYLSSFTESLYTQTQDSIIQRVETLKKDPSTAPFSVVFSHQIFQEPSSPHDKYVPPFPLSLHNQTISLQGEIRGVCSQGVYLFSMNPGDSFKKATKSHGLPKNSFELESCLEAYLSLALLQASHILPKDSAILRVTPYDIEPITPPFSSPESYLILAVGLYEHLQNKAIPLPSAQAWEYIKKTDVASKIIKKLLDNEEDPLTNSFWLFHNRDTEEICSELSKDLLSQLLSLFINQDTQ